From a single Nocardioides panacis genomic region:
- a CDS encoding polyprenyl synthetase family protein, whose product MTSTADGSSSLALPVLDADLEARLRARMVEVEERLEREIKSEAAFITGAARHLMHAGGKRFRPLLVLLAAETGDPTRDGVVTSACVVELTHLASLYHDDVMDEADLRRGAESANSRWDNHVAILTGDFLFSKSSELTASLGADAVRIQAETFTKLVEGQILETLTPGPDEDALAHYLRVVEGKTGSLIATSARYGARFAGAPLEIEEALTAYGEKVGMAFQLSDDILDVSSESDESGKTPGTDLREGVPTLPVLMARRSAAPEDARLLELLDGELTDDGLHAEALELLRRHPAMDEARRYVLDRAREAQDLLKVLPEGPVRDALDAFAVLIATRTA is encoded by the coding sequence ATGACCTCGACCGCCGACGGAAGCTCGTCGCTGGCCCTGCCGGTCCTCGACGCCGACCTCGAGGCGCGGCTGCGCGCCCGCATGGTCGAGGTCGAGGAGCGCCTCGAGCGCGAGATCAAGAGCGAGGCGGCGTTCATCACCGGCGCCGCCCGGCACCTGATGCACGCCGGCGGCAAGCGGTTCCGGCCGCTCCTGGTGCTGCTCGCCGCCGAGACCGGGGACCCGACCCGCGACGGCGTGGTCACCTCCGCGTGCGTGGTCGAGCTGACCCACCTCGCCTCGCTCTACCACGACGACGTGATGGACGAGGCCGACCTGCGCCGCGGCGCCGAGTCGGCGAACTCCCGGTGGGACAACCACGTCGCGATCCTCACCGGGGACTTCCTGTTCTCCAAGTCCTCGGAGCTGACCGCCTCCCTGGGCGCCGACGCCGTGCGGATCCAGGCCGAGACCTTCACCAAGCTCGTCGAGGGCCAGATCCTCGAGACCCTGACGCCCGGTCCCGACGAGGACGCGCTCGCGCACTACCTGCGCGTCGTCGAGGGCAAGACCGGCTCGCTGATCGCCACCTCCGCCCGCTACGGCGCCCGGTTCGCCGGCGCCCCGCTGGAGATCGAGGAGGCGCTGACGGCCTACGGCGAGAAGGTCGGCATGGCCTTCCAGCTCTCCGACGACATCCTGGACGTCTCCTCCGAGTCCGACGAGTCGGGCAAGACGCCGGGCACGGACCTGCGCGAGGGCGTGCCGACGCTGCCGGTGCTGATGGCCCGGCGGTCCGCCGCCCCCGAGGACGCCCGGCTGCTCGAGCTGCTCGACGGCGAGCTCACCGACGACGGCCTGCACGCGGAGGCGCTCGAGCTGCTCCGCCGGCACCCGGCGATGGACGAGGCGCGGCGCTACGTCCTGGACCGGGCCCGGGAGGCGCAGGACCTGCTCAAGGTGCTGCCCGAGGGCCCCGTGCGCGACGCGCTCGACGCGTTCGCGGTGCTGATCGCCACCCGCACCGCCTGA
- the nuoN gene encoding NADH-quinone oxidoreductase subunit NuoN: MNLAAAFSKPSIEYGLLSPMLIIFGVALVGVVVEAFVARRSRYLVQTVLALVGVVGALVATVIVASGLAPKGDTSGRGRIAVEGAVAVDGPTVFIWGTILVLSTISVLLFAERHLEGGVTAFAGQAAALPGTAAEREASTKGLEHTEVFPLMMFSIGGMLLFPAANDLITLFVALEILSLPLYLLCGLARRRRLLSQEAALKYFMLGAFSSGFFLYGIALTYGYAGSMNFSDIAEAVSGRIGGEALLLAGIGLLSVGLLFKVGAAPFHSWTPDVYQGAPTAVTAFMAACTKVAAFGALLRLFYVAFGAARWDWSLMIGIIAVLTMLVGCVLAITQSDIKRMLAYSSIAHAGFLLTGFVGLHTVASFDGNQISSIQAVLFYLVTYGFMTIGAFAVVTVVRDAGGEATHLSRWAGLGKESPVVAGVFAFFLLAMAGIPLTSGFTGKWAVFASAVSGGAWPLVVVAVILSAVAAFFYARVIVLMFFSDPVGEGPVVMVPSILTTIVIAVGFAATVILGVFPGPVLDLAATAGQFIR; this comes from the coding sequence GTGAACCTCGCAGCCGCATTCTCCAAGCCCAGCATCGAGTACGGCCTCCTGTCGCCGATGCTGATCATCTTCGGCGTCGCGCTGGTCGGTGTCGTCGTCGAGGCCTTCGTGGCCCGCCGGAGCCGCTACCTCGTGCAGACCGTGCTGGCGCTCGTCGGCGTCGTGGGCGCGCTGGTCGCCACGGTGATCGTGGCCTCCGGGCTCGCGCCCAAGGGGGACACCTCCGGCCGCGGCCGGATCGCCGTCGAGGGCGCGGTCGCCGTCGACGGGCCGACGGTTTTCATCTGGGGCACGATCCTGGTGCTCTCGACCATCAGCGTGCTGCTGTTCGCCGAGCGGCACCTCGAGGGCGGCGTCACCGCGTTCGCCGGCCAGGCCGCGGCGCTCCCCGGTACGGCGGCCGAGCGCGAGGCCTCCACGAAGGGCCTCGAGCACACCGAGGTCTTCCCGCTGATGATGTTCTCCATCGGCGGCATGCTGCTCTTCCCGGCGGCCAACGACCTGATCACCCTGTTCGTGGCCCTGGAGATCCTGTCGCTGCCGCTCTACCTGCTCTGCGGGCTCGCGCGTCGCCGCCGGCTGCTGTCGCAGGAGGCGGCGCTGAAGTACTTCATGCTCGGCGCGTTCTCCTCCGGGTTCTTCCTCTACGGCATCGCGCTGACCTACGGCTACGCCGGCTCGATGAACTTCTCCGACATCGCCGAAGCGGTCTCCGGCCGCATCGGCGGCGAGGCGCTGCTGCTCGCCGGCATCGGCCTGCTCTCGGTGGGCCTGCTGTTCAAGGTCGGCGCCGCGCCGTTCCACTCCTGGACCCCGGACGTCTACCAGGGCGCCCCGACCGCGGTCACCGCGTTCATGGCGGCCTGCACGAAGGTCGCGGCGTTCGGCGCGCTGCTGCGGCTGTTCTACGTCGCCTTCGGCGCCGCGCGCTGGGACTGGTCGCTGATGATCGGCATCATCGCGGTGCTGACCATGCTGGTCGGCTGCGTGCTGGCGATCACCCAGTCCGACATCAAGCGGATGCTGGCCTACTCCTCGATCGCGCACGCCGGCTTCCTGCTCACCGGCTTCGTCGGCCTGCACACGGTGGCCAGCTTCGACGGGAACCAGATCTCCTCGATCCAGGCGGTGCTGTTCTACCTGGTGACGTATGGCTTCATGACCATCGGCGCGTTCGCGGTCGTGACCGTCGTGCGGGACGCCGGCGGCGAGGCCACCCACCTCTCGAGGTGGGCCGGTCTCGGCAAGGAGTCCCCGGTGGTCGCGGGCGTCTTCGCGTTCTTCCTGCTCGCGATGGCCGGCATCCCCCTGACGTCGGGCTTCACCGGCAAGTGGGCGGTGTTCGCCTCGGCGGTGTCCGGCGGAGCGTGGCCGCTGGTGGTCGTCGCGGTGATCCTCAGCGCGGTCGCGGCGTTCTTCTACGCCCGGGTGATCGTGCTGATGTTCTTCTCGGACCCGGTGGGCGAGGGACCCGTGGTGATGGTGCCGAGCATCCTGACGACTATCGTGATCGCTGTCGGGTTCGCCGCGACCGTCATCCTGGGCGTGTTCCCGGGGCCGGTCCTCGACCTCGCCGCCACCGCGGGCCAGTTCATCCGCTGA
- a CDS encoding NADH-quinone oxidoreductase subunit M, whose amino-acid sequence MSFPLLTAALLLPILGAVVVAVLPKGGRADLPKVVALGVSLVTLVIVAVVALGFDVGGARFQFTEEHEWIRAFGAHYALGVDGIGLTLVLLTAILSPVVILASWNDGDEGRWGVNAFFAWMLALEGLAIGVFAATDVFLFYVLFEATLIPIYFLIGGFGGPRRSYAAVKFLLFSLFGGLLMLASVVGLYVVSARAGTPTYLLSELSKIPMDQNTGRWLFVGFFIAFAIKAPMVPVHTWLPDAAEQGSPGTSVLLVSILDKIGTFGMIRFCLQLFPEASQWATPVVLVLAVISVLYGGLAAIGQKSIPRLIAYTSVSHFGFIVLGIFVLNSYGQTGSMLYMFNHGLSTAALFLVSGFLISRRGSRLIPDFGGVEKVAPVLAGIFLVAGLSSLSLPGLSPFISEFLVLLGAFTHNPWYASFAVLGIVIAALYILLMVQRTMTGMPGPSIVGMKDLTVREISALAPLLVLIVLLGFYPKPLTSIINPAVADTLQQVGVKDPAPAVPTQAGAQEESAK is encoded by the coding sequence GTGAGCTTCCCCCTGCTGACCGCGGCCCTGCTGCTGCCGATCCTCGGCGCAGTGGTCGTGGCCGTGCTGCCCAAGGGCGGTCGTGCCGACCTCCCCAAGGTGGTCGCGCTCGGCGTCTCGCTGGTGACCCTGGTCATCGTCGCGGTCGTCGCGCTCGGCTTCGACGTCGGCGGCGCGCGCTTCCAGTTCACCGAGGAGCACGAGTGGATCCGCGCCTTCGGCGCCCACTACGCGCTCGGCGTGGACGGCATCGGCCTGACGCTCGTGCTGCTCACCGCGATCCTGTCGCCGGTGGTCATCCTCGCCTCGTGGAACGACGGCGACGAGGGCCGCTGGGGCGTCAACGCGTTCTTCGCCTGGATGCTGGCGCTCGAGGGCCTCGCGATCGGGGTGTTCGCCGCGACCGACGTGTTCCTCTTCTACGTCCTGTTCGAGGCCACGCTGATCCCGATCTACTTCCTGATCGGTGGCTTCGGCGGCCCGCGCCGCTCGTACGCCGCGGTCAAGTTCCTGCTCTTCTCGCTGTTCGGCGGCCTGCTGATGCTGGCCTCGGTCGTCGGCCTGTACGTCGTGTCGGCCCGCGCCGGCACCCCGACGTACCTGCTCTCCGAGCTCAGCAAGATCCCGATGGACCAGAACACCGGACGCTGGCTGTTCGTCGGCTTCTTCATCGCGTTCGCGATCAAGGCGCCGATGGTGCCGGTGCACACCTGGCTCCCGGACGCCGCCGAGCAGGGCAGCCCCGGCACGTCCGTGCTGCTGGTCAGCATCCTGGACAAGATCGGCACCTTCGGGATGATCCGGTTCTGCCTGCAGCTGTTCCCCGAGGCGTCCCAGTGGGCCACCCCGGTGGTCCTGGTGCTCGCGGTGATCAGCGTGCTGTACGGCGGTCTCGCGGCCATCGGGCAGAAGAGCATCCCGCGCCTGATCGCCTACACCTCGGTGTCGCACTTCGGCTTCATCGTGCTCGGCATCTTCGTGCTGAACAGCTACGGCCAGACCGGGTCGATGCTCTACATGTTCAACCACGGCCTCTCCACGGCCGCGCTGTTCCTGGTGAGCGGGTTCCTGATCAGCCGCCGCGGCTCGAGGCTGATCCCGGACTTCGGTGGCGTGGAGAAGGTCGCCCCGGTGCTGGCCGGCATCTTCCTGGTCGCCGGGCTCTCGTCGCTGTCGCTGCCGGGCCTCTCGCCGTTCATCTCGGAGTTCCTGGTGCTGCTGGGCGCGTTCACGCACAACCCGTGGTACGCCTCGTTCGCGGTGCTCGGCATCGTCATCGCCGCGCTCTACATCCTGCTGATGGTGCAGCGCACCATGACCGGGATGCCCGGGCCGTCGATCGTCGGCATGAAGGACCTCACGGTCCGCGAGATCTCCGCGCTCGCCCCGTTGCTCGTCCTGATCGTGCTGCTCGGCTTCTACCCGAAGCCCCTGACCTCGATCATCAACCCCGCCGTCGCTGACACCTTGCAGCAAGTCGGCGTGAAGGACCCGGCACCCGCCGTACCCACGCAGGCCGGTGCCCAGGAGGAGTCCGCCAAGTGA
- the nuoL gene encoding NADH-quinone oxidoreductase subunit L — MSFPLHEAVPVVDPSPAGGVFSLLWVIIALPLLGAAVILLLGNRRTAAWAHLLGCATVIGSFLISVAAFVTLLGRGAEDRQVGQTLYTWVDAGSFKVDMGLLYDPLSAVFLLLITGVGGLIHIYSVGYMEHDVRRARFFGYLNLFVAAMLMLVLADNYLGLFLGWEGVGLASYLLIGFWQHKTSAAVAAKKAFVVNRVGDIGMALGTMLTFATFGTITFAGVSAVAGQAGDTTLTVLGLLFLLAACGKSAQVPLQSWLLDAMEGPTPVSALIHAATMVTAGVYLVVRSNFIFDNAPVAQTAVVVVGMVTLLWGAIIGCAKDDIKKVLAGSTMSQIGYMMLAAGLGPAGYAFAIFQLLTHGFFKANMFLGAGSVMHAMDDDVNMRHYGALRKMMPVTFLTFSLGYLAIIGVPPFAGFWSKDKIIEAAFGDNLVVGLATLVGAGVTAFYMTRLMLMTYFGEKRWADDVHPHESPKVMTIPLMVLGALSALGGLLLLGGWITGWLAPVVGEEVHETLPVSALVLSLVVLLVVIAGIAVAWLTVGRHEVPRTAPTKVSVLTRAARADLYGDAINEELFMRPGDRFVSGLVAFDDHAVDGVVDGTGASFGGMSQTFRRVQTGFVRSYALSVLAGALLVVLALLAVNLA; from the coding sequence ATGTCCTTTCCTCTGCACGAGGCCGTCCCGGTGGTGGACCCGTCGCCCGCCGGCGGCGTCTTCTCGCTGCTCTGGGTGATCATCGCGCTGCCCCTGCTGGGCGCCGCGGTGATCCTGCTCCTCGGCAACCGCCGTACGGCGGCCTGGGCGCACCTGCTCGGCTGCGCGACGGTGATCGGGTCGTTCCTGATCAGCGTGGCGGCGTTCGTCACGCTGCTCGGCCGCGGCGCCGAGGACCGGCAGGTCGGCCAGACGCTCTACACCTGGGTGGACGCCGGCAGCTTCAAGGTCGACATGGGCCTGCTCTACGACCCGCTCTCCGCGGTGTTCCTGCTGCTGATCACCGGTGTCGGCGGCCTGATCCACATCTACTCCGTGGGCTACATGGAGCACGACGTGCGGCGGGCGCGCTTCTTCGGGTACCTCAACCTGTTCGTCGCGGCGATGCTGATGCTGGTGCTCGCGGACAACTACCTCGGCCTGTTCCTCGGCTGGGAGGGCGTCGGCCTGGCGTCGTACCTGCTGATCGGCTTCTGGCAGCACAAGACGTCGGCCGCGGTCGCCGCCAAGAAGGCCTTCGTGGTGAACCGCGTCGGCGACATCGGCATGGCGCTCGGCACGATGCTGACCTTCGCGACCTTCGGCACCATCACGTTCGCGGGGGTCTCGGCGGTCGCCGGCCAGGCCGGTGACACGACGCTGACCGTCCTGGGCCTGCTGTTCCTGCTCGCGGCGTGCGGCAAGTCGGCCCAGGTGCCGCTCCAGTCCTGGCTGCTCGACGCCATGGAGGGCCCGACCCCGGTCTCCGCCCTGATCCACGCCGCGACGATGGTGACCGCGGGCGTCTACCTCGTGGTCCGCTCCAACTTCATCTTCGACAACGCCCCCGTCGCGCAGACGGCCGTCGTCGTGGTCGGCATGGTCACGCTCCTGTGGGGCGCGATCATCGGCTGCGCCAAGGACGACATCAAGAAGGTGCTCGCCGGGTCGACGATGAGCCAGATCGGCTACATGATGCTGGCCGCCGGGCTCGGTCCCGCCGGCTACGCGTTCGCGATCTTCCAGCTGCTCACGCACGGCTTCTTCAAGGCCAACATGTTCCTGGGGGCCGGCTCGGTGATGCACGCCATGGACGACGACGTGAACATGCGGCACTACGGCGCGCTGCGCAAGATGATGCCGGTGACGTTCCTGACGTTCTCCCTCGGCTACCTCGCGATCATCGGCGTCCCGCCGTTCGCCGGGTTCTGGTCCAAGGACAAGATCATCGAGGCCGCGTTCGGCGACAACCTCGTCGTCGGGCTCGCGACCCTCGTCGGCGCCGGCGTCACCGCTTTCTACATGACCCGCCTGATGCTGATGACGTACTTCGGCGAGAAGCGCTGGGCCGACGACGTCCACCCGCACGAGTCGCCCAAGGTGATGACGATCCCGCTGATGGTGCTGGGTGCGCTCTCCGCGCTCGGCGGCCTGCTGCTCCTGGGCGGCTGGATCACCGGCTGGCTCGCGCCGGTCGTCGGCGAGGAGGTCCACGAGACGCTCCCGGTCTCGGCCCTGGTCCTGTCGCTGGTGGTGCTGCTCGTCGTGATCGCCGGCATCGCCGTCGCGTGGCTGACGGTCGGGCGCCACGAGGTGCCCCGCACCGCGCCGACGAAGGTCTCGGTGCTCACCCGGGCCGCCCGTGCGGACCTCTACGGCGACGCGATCAACGAGGAGCTGTTCATGCGGCCGGGCGACCGGTTCGTGAGCGGCCTCGTCGCGTTCGACGACCACGCGGTGGACGGGGTCGTCGACGGCACCGGTGCCTCGTTCGGTGGCATGTCCCAGACGTTCCGCCGGGTGCAGACCGGGTTCGTCCGGTCCTACGCCCTCTCGGTCCTGGCCGGCGCCCTGCTGGTCGTCCTGGCTCTCCTGGCGGTGAACCTCGCATGA
- the nuoK gene encoding NADH-quinone oxidoreductase subunit NuoK codes for MSATPFLVLSAILFTIGCVGVLTRRNAIVVFMCVELMLNASNLALVTFSRVNGNLDGQVAAFFVMVVAAAEVVVGLAIIMTIFRTRRSASVDDASLLKY; via the coding sequence ATGAGCGCGACACCGTTCCTGGTGCTCTCGGCGATCCTGTTCACGATCGGCTGCGTCGGGGTGCTCACCCGCCGCAACGCCATCGTGGTGTTCATGTGCGTCGAGCTGATGCTGAACGCCTCGAACCTCGCCCTGGTCACCTTCTCCCGGGTCAACGGCAACCTCGACGGGCAGGTGGCCGCCTTCTTCGTGATGGTGGTCGCCGCCGCCGAGGTCGTCGTAGGACTGGCGATCATCATGACGATCTTCCGCACCCGCCGGTCGGCCTCGGTCGACGACGCGAGCCTGCTGAAGTACTGA
- a CDS encoding NADH-quinone oxidoreductase subunit J produces the protein MVAFWVLAPVMVVAALGILFTRKAVHAAMLLAVVMISLAVLYAVQDAPFLFAVQIIVYTGAILMLFLFVLMLVGVDASDSVVETIKGQRVMATVVGLLFGAVVVFGVAQVSLGPVTGLAAANAEGNVPGLARLLFSKYVFAFEATSALLITAAIGAMVLAHRERLTPKATQADLAARRMRDYAEHGKHPGPLPSPGVYARHNAVDTPALLPDGSPSEISVSRTLQSRGSVRTAPQDIDALTGSIGDGTSSEPIRGSGPRGGIDGDPSQNHDSEGEDRA, from the coding sequence ATGGTCGCCTTCTGGGTCCTGGCCCCCGTCATGGTCGTCGCCGCGCTCGGCATCCTGTTCACCCGCAAGGCCGTGCACGCGGCCATGCTGCTGGCGGTCGTGATGATCAGCCTGGCGGTGCTGTACGCCGTGCAGGACGCACCGTTCCTCTTCGCGGTGCAGATCATCGTCTACACCGGCGCGATCCTGATGCTGTTCCTGTTCGTGCTGATGCTTGTCGGCGTCGACGCCTCCGACTCGGTCGTCGAGACCATCAAGGGGCAGCGGGTGATGGCCACGGTCGTCGGCCTGCTGTTCGGCGCGGTCGTGGTGTTCGGCGTCGCACAGGTCTCGCTCGGCCCGGTCACCGGCCTGGCCGCGGCCAACGCCGAGGGCAACGTGCCCGGGCTCGCCCGGCTGTTGTTCAGCAAGTACGTCTTCGCCTTCGAGGCGACCAGCGCGCTGCTGATCACCGCCGCGATCGGCGCGATGGTGCTCGCGCACCGCGAGCGGCTCACCCCGAAGGCGACGCAGGCCGACCTGGCCGCGCGCCGGATGCGGGACTACGCCGAGCACGGCAAGCACCCCGGCCCGCTGCCCTCGCCCGGTGTCTACGCCCGGCACAACGCGGTGGATACCCCGGCGCTGCTGCCCGACGGCTCGCCCTCGGAGATCTCGGTCTCCCGGACGCTGCAGTCCCGTGGCTCGGTGCGGACCGCCCCGCAGGACATCGACGCCCTCACCGGCTCGATCGGGGACGGCACCTCCAGCGAGCCGATCCGCGGCTCCGGCCCGCGCGGCGGCATCGACGGCGACCCCAGCCAGAACCACGACAGCGAAGGGGAGGACCGCGCATGA
- the nuoI gene encoding NADH-quinone oxidoreductase subunit NuoI, whose translation MPTLKEQFWDPIAGFGVTFRTMFKKVVTEEYPFEKKPTAPRFHGRHQLNRWPDGLEKCIGCELCAWACPADAIYVEGASNTEDERFSPGERYGRVYQINYLRCILCGLCIEACPTRALTMTNEYELADNNRADLIYEKSDLLAPLLPGMEQPPHAMQLGDDEGDYYRGTFTPRTRPADESEV comes from the coding sequence ATGCCCACCCTCAAGGAACAGTTCTGGGACCCGATCGCGGGTTTCGGGGTGACCTTCCGGACGATGTTCAAGAAGGTCGTCACCGAGGAGTACCCCTTCGAGAAGAAGCCGACCGCACCGCGGTTCCACGGCCGGCACCAGCTGAACCGCTGGCCCGACGGCCTGGAGAAGTGCATCGGCTGCGAGCTGTGCGCGTGGGCGTGCCCCGCGGACGCGATCTACGTCGAGGGCGCGTCGAACACCGAGGACGAGCGGTTCTCGCCCGGTGAGCGCTACGGCCGCGTCTACCAGATCAACTACCTGCGCTGCATCCTGTGCGGGCTGTGCATCGAGGCGTGCCCGACGCGCGCGCTGACGATGACCAACGAGTACGAGCTCGCCGACAACAACCGCGCGGACCTGATCTACGAGAAGTCCGACCTGCTCGCCCCGCTGCTGCCCGGCATGGAGCAGCCGCCGCACGCCATGCAGCTCGGCGACGACGAGGGCGACTACTACCGCGGGACCTTCACCCCGCGCACCCGTCCGGCCGACGAGAGCGAGGTCTGA
- the nuoH gene encoding NADH-quinone oxidoreductase subunit NuoH has translation MVSAAGKDTLKGFGNDAWWVIILKAVLIFVILVVLTLFNIWFERRVVARMQHRIGPNVHGPFGLLQSLADGVKLALKEDIIPTAADKVIFLIAPVLSTVPAFLAFAVIPFGPEVRIPFTDTYTQLQLTDMPVGVLFILAISSIGIYGIVLGGWSSGSTYSLLGGLRSSAQMISYEVAMGLALVAVFLYAGSMSTSEIVDAQSRLWFGIILIPSFVIYVIAMIGETNRAPFDLAEAEGELVGGFHTEYSSLKFALFFLAEYVNMVTVSALATTLFLGGWRAPWPLSAINDGMFNQGYWPFLWFIAKVMIFIFVFIWLRGSLPRLRYDQFMAFGWKRLIPISLVWIVAVAAIRAISLEGGIDRSYLLGAIGVVAVLFLVLFFVGERESEKEPGDDMEDERAFDAFAGGYPVPPMPHQVADQLTSSSSGTSTVSSSATADGKRE, from the coding sequence ATGGTCTCGGCCGCCGGCAAGGACACCCTGAAGGGCTTCGGCAACGACGCCTGGTGGGTCATCATCCTCAAGGCCGTGCTGATCTTCGTGATCCTGGTCGTGCTGACGCTGTTCAACATCTGGTTCGAGCGCCGCGTCGTGGCTCGCATGCAGCACCGCATCGGCCCCAACGTGCACGGCCCCTTCGGCCTGCTGCAGTCGCTGGCGGACGGCGTGAAGCTGGCGCTGAAGGAGGACATCATCCCGACGGCAGCGGACAAGGTGATCTTCCTGATCGCCCCGGTGCTGTCCACGGTGCCGGCGTTCCTGGCCTTCGCGGTGATCCCGTTCGGCCCCGAGGTGCGGATCCCGTTCACCGACACCTACACCCAGCTCCAGCTGACCGACATGCCGGTCGGTGTGCTGTTCATCCTGGCGATCAGCTCGATCGGCATCTACGGCATCGTGCTCGGCGGCTGGTCGAGCGGGTCGACGTACTCCCTGCTCGGCGGCCTGCGCTCCAGCGCGCAGATGATCTCCTACGAGGTCGCGATGGGTCTCGCGCTCGTCGCGGTGTTCCTCTACGCCGGCTCGATGTCGACCTCGGAGATCGTGGACGCCCAGTCCCGGCTGTGGTTCGGCATCATCCTCATCCCGTCGTTCGTGATCTACGTGATCGCGATGATCGGGGAGACCAACCGTGCGCCGTTCGACCTGGCCGAGGCCGAGGGCGAGCTGGTCGGCGGGTTCCACACGGAGTACTCCTCGCTGAAGTTCGCGCTGTTCTTCCTCGCGGAGTACGTCAACATGGTGACCGTCTCCGCGCTCGCGACCACGCTGTTCCTCGGCGGCTGGCGCGCCCCCTGGCCGCTGTCGGCGATCAACGACGGCATGTTCAACCAGGGCTACTGGCCGTTCCTGTGGTTCATCGCCAAGGTGATGATCTTCATCTTCGTGTTCATCTGGCTGCGCGGCTCGCTGCCGCGGCTGCGCTACGACCAGTTCATGGCGTTCGGCTGGAAGCGGCTCATCCCGATCTCGCTGGTCTGGATCGTCGCCGTCGCGGCGATCCGCGCGATCAGCCTCGAGGGCGGCATCGACCGCAGCTACCTGCTCGGCGCCATCGGCGTCGTCGCGGTGCTGTTCCTGGTGCTGTTCTTCGTCGGCGAGCGGGAGAGCGAGAAGGAGCCGGGCGACGACATGGAGGACGAGCGCGCGTTCGACGCCTTCGCCGGGGGCTACCCGGTGCCGCCGATGCCCCACCAGGTGGCCGACCAGTTGACCAGCAGCAGCAGCGGTACGTCGACGGTCTCGTCGTCGGCCACCGCCGATGGGAAGCGTGAGTAG